A DNA window from Ipomoea triloba cultivar NCNSP0323 chromosome 10, ASM357664v1 contains the following coding sequences:
- the LOC116032212 gene encoding uncharacterized protein LOC116032212 yields MEHPFFITNPNRTEALRWLTIAEKLLANRDLMGSKSFATRAQESDPTMVHGEQILAVIDTLIAGDKLMNNQFDWYGILQVPPNQVHDSEFIATQYRRLALLLNPQKNNFPFADQAFRLVVDAWTLLSNPFRKSVYDKELGFFINLNPNPVPSVQQQQQPPSAFSVVPNSGRDHQQQMFFVSREQQQPFTTGQPLTFLSREPVQTVTFLQQPNTGRDQQPPPPPQPVTFLSRDPPPPVTSVPTLNVDQLPTVAYMPGSSTEPPPFSFTPSSGRAQPQPPPPPPPPPPVAPTESSTVYQQRNEPSLQQNEGFETNYRSGGSTDNLSKAKEKESRVDESNNEELKEDEADEPKDDIPSFWTACPYCYHMFQYPEAYVDCTLRCQNCKMAFQAVAISSPPPIIDGKEAYFCCWGFLPLGFSVSIWEKYKGQATTWTPFSPMFNCPQTGGKNGFTGGNVYHSVGGQGIGSNVSGFGGGGVKKSAPKIIVDDDVYVELSDSSEESDEDWKNGYNKKRKKAKSLKGKGVGTGTPNRTAMKQQADNGNNVKDNAGDNFQDGVTVRSGARLPAELRKKGVASNTRRQSGRIAKDYGKLDLNVEFSNEVEEPPPGMNGQVDGTGRGEDDGIEGNGFFEGLDEFLNSLPILNAVGDDKVKAA; encoded by the coding sequence atgGAGCATCCGTTTTTCATCACGAACCCTAACCGGACGGAGGCGTTGCGGTGGCTGACAATCGCCGAGAAGCTTCTGGCGAACCGCGACTTGATGGGGAGTAAATCGTTTGCGACCCGGGCGCAGGAGTCCGACCCGACGATGGTGCACGGCGAGCAAATCCTCGCCGTCATCGACACTCTAATCGCCGGGGACAAGCTGATGAACAATCAGTTCGATTGGTATGGCATCCTCCAGGTTCCGCCTAACCAGGTGCATGACTCGGAGTTCATTGCGACTCAGTATCGCCGACTCGCGCTCCTGCTAAACCCTCAGAAGAACAACTTTCCGTTCGCCGACCAGGCGTTCCGCCTCGTCGTCGACGCGTGGACTCTGCTCTCGAATCCGTTCAGGAAAAGCGTGTATGATAAAGAGCTAGGGTTCTTCATAAACCTTAATCCGAACCCGGTGCCCTCcgtgcagcagcagcagcaacctCCCAGTGCTTTTTCCGTTGTTCCGAACTCCGGTAGAGATCACCAGCAGCAAATGTTCTTCGTGAGTCGAGAGCAGCAGCAGCCATTTACCACTGGCCAACCGTTAACGTTTCTGAGCCGTGAACCGGTTCAAACGGTGACGTTTTTGCAGCAGCCAAATACGGGCAGGGATCAGCAACCGCCACCTCCACCGCAACCGGTAACATTTCTGAGTCGGGACCCACCACCTCCGGTAACCTCCGTGCCCACCTTAAATGTAGACCAACTACCGACAGTGGCTTATATGCCCGGCTCGAGTACTGAACCACCGCCATTTTCCTTTACACCAAGTTCAGGTCGAGCCCAACCccaacccccacccccacctccacctccacctcctGTTGCTCCCACCGAGAGCTCTACTGTGTATCAGCAAAGGAATGAGCCGTCACTGCAGCAAAATGAGGGTTTCGAAACAAACTATCGTTCAGGTGGTTCTACAGATAATCTGAGTAAGGCTAAAGAAAAAGAGAGTAGAGTAGATGAATCAAATAATGAGGAATTGAAGGAAGATGAGGCTGATGAGCCAAAGGATGACATTCCTAGCTTCTGGACTGCTTGCCCGTATTGCTATCATATGTTTCAGTACCCGGAGGCTTATGTCGACTGTACTTTGCGGTGCCAAAATTGCAAAATGGCATTCCAGGCTGTAGCAATTTCGTCTCCCCCGCCAATTATTGATGGGAAAGAAGCTTATTTTTGTTGCTGGGGCTTTCTACCTTTGGGGTTTTCTGTATCAATCTGGGAGAAATATAAAGGTCAGGCCACAACTTGGACCCCTTTTTCTCCTATGTTTAATTGTCCTCAAACTGGGGGGAAAAATGGGTTCACTGGGGGGAATGTATATCATTCTGTTGGAGGGCAGGGGATTGGGAGCAATGTTAGTGGTTTTGGAGGGGGTGGTGTAAAGAAGTCAGCCCCAAAAattattgttgatgatgatgtgtATGTAGAATTATCAGACTCTAGTGAGGAGTCGGATGAGGATTGGAAGAATGGCTATaataagaagagaaagaaagcAAAGAGTTTGAAGGGAAAAGGGGTTGGGACAGGTACTCCTAATAGAACTGCTATGAAACAGCAAGCTGATAATGGAAATAATGTCAAAGATAATGCTGGAGATAATTTTCAAGATGGTGTTACAGTTCGGAGTGGTGCTCGCTTGCCAGCTGAATTGCGTAAGAAAGGTGTGGCAAGTAACACAAGGAGGCAATCTGGGAGGATTGCCAAAGACTATGGAAAATTGGATTTGAATGTGGAGTTTAGTAATGAGGTTGAAGAGCCTCCACCAGGAATGAATGGGCAAGTAGATGGAACAGGAAGAGGAGAGGATGATGGAATTGAAGGGAATGGGTTTTTTGAGGGTCTTGATGAATTTTTAAACAGTCTTCCTATTCTCAATGCTGTTGGTGATGATAAGGTAAAGGCTGCCTAG